The following proteins are encoded in a genomic region of Xenopus laevis strain J_2021 chromosome 3L, Xenopus_laevis_v10.1, whole genome shotgun sequence:
- the LOC121401001 gene encoding caldesmon-like, whose translation MEEITIKTSLLPLYVVLEDFREEDTDFKALASYYEHHYRVYYGKNVVLEDFILRYFSDPRTTHRDNIYEYWVLIHYLEVLERECVALYSEELLPPEASSEHWRWGQHFEYLRLQNTIQWHLHQLAMTLWEREQKLQEAAGEEQNASPAAEGEEEGAHAVEEEKEEGAPGVQQAPAAEEEEQREEGAPGEQAPAAEEREDGAPGEEQAPAVEEEEQREEGAPGQQQGPAAAEEEREERAPGQQQAPAAAEEEEREEGAPGEQPAPAPEEEREEGGPGEEQAPAPEEEREEEVAKERAPEVEETFEDPPVVERPTLRKRVKKAIMKRLRRVWHSTQRLTCCRRPTTTA comes from the exons ATGGAGGAGATAACGATCAAGACATCTctcctg CCGCTGTACGTCGTCCTGGAGGACTTCAGGGAGGAAGACACCGACTTTAAGGCCCTtgcctcttattacg aacatcactaccgggtctACTATGGCAAGAACGtcgtcct agaggACTTTATTCTTCGATATTTCAGCGACCCGAGGACGACGCACAGAGACAACATTTATGAGTACTGGGTgttgatccattatctg gaagtgctcGAGAGGGAGTGTGTCGCCCTCTACAGTGAGGAgttgctgcctcct GAAGCATCATCGGAACACTGGAGATGGGGGCAGCATTTCGAGTATCTGCGGCTGCAGAAT ACTATCCAATGGCACCTTCACCAGCTTGCCATGACGCTCTGGGAGAGGGAGCAGAAGCTGCAGGAGGCTgctgg TGAGGAACAAAATGCAAGTCCTGCAGctgagggagaggaggaaggaGCTCATgcagtggaggaggagaaggaagagggagctcctggagtacaacaagctcctgcagcagaggaggaagagcagagagaagagggagctcctggagaACAAGCTCCTGCTGCGGAGGAGAGAGAAGATGGAGCTCCTGGAGAAGAACAAGCTCCTGCAGTGGAGGAGGAAGagcagagagaagagggagctcctggacAACAGCAAGGTCCTGCTGCTgcagaggaggagagagaagagcGAGCTCCTGGACAACAGCaagctcctgctgctgctgaggaggaggagagagaggagggagCCCCTGGGGAACAACCAGCTCCTGCAccggaggaggagagagaagagggaggccCTGGGGAAGAACAAGCTCCAGCACCGGAGGAGGAAAGAGAAGAGGAAGTAGCAAAAGAACGAGCTCCAGAGGTGGAAGAGACCTTCGAAGATCCTCCGGTGGTAGAAAGGCCGACCCTCCGAAAACGGGTCAAGAAGGCCATAATGAAGAGGCTCCGCAGggtttgg cattccacccaaagactcacCTGCTGCCGCCGACCCACCACCACGGCCTGA